The following are encoded in a window of Arthrobacter sp. OAP107 genomic DNA:
- a CDS encoding DEAD/DEAH box helicase has protein sequence MQSQEPAGTPTGTSARDPMGQFSRPTREWFRGAFSEPTPAQQGAWNAISSGSHALVVAPTGSGKTLAAFLWALDRLLASGSAAPAAVLPGLEEAPAGAKAKQSRTRKPKRKTRVLYISPLKALGVDVERNLRSPLIGITQTAKRLGLPAPLITVGVRSGDTPASDRRALLSNPPDILITTPESLFLMLTSRARETLSEVDTVIVDEVHAVAGTKRGAHLAVSLERLDALLPAPAQRIGLSATVEPRELVAQFLAGSAPVEIVAPPARKNWDLTVSVPVEDMSDLQGAAGAFDSGPASGLQPQASIWPHVEEKIVDLVLANQSTIVFANSRRLAERLTARLNEIHAERQLLTVGGGWEDPDLPPPGGVPASTATPAHMMAQAGSTAGADPLLARAHHGSVSKDQRALIEDDLKSGRLRCVVATSSLELGIDMGAVDLVVQVESPPSVASGLQRVGRAGHQVGEISQGYLFPKHRADLVHTAITVERMLEGKIERLSVPANPLDILAQQTVAATALGSIDVEEWFSTVRRSAPFASLPRSAFEATLDLLAGRYPSDEFAELRPRIVWDRNAGTIEGRPGAQRLAVTSGGTIPDRGLFGVYIIGTESEGSASPAGASDGKGPGTAPAKGGRRVGELDEEMVYESRVGDIFALGATSWKIEDITHDRVLVSPAFGQPGKLPFWKGDSLGRPVDLGRALGAFVRELSASDVGPATERCKASGLDDFAANNLLQYLSEQKLATEVVPSDTTLVVERFHDELGDWRVILHSPFGMPVHAPWALAVGQRLHQRYGLDGSAMAADDGIVLRVPMMEDEPPGAELFLFDPEELEQIVTAEVGGSALFASRFRECAARALLLPRQTPGKRQPLWQQRQQSAQLLDVARKYPSFPIVLETVRECLQDVYDLPALKDIAASVERRELRIVQTTTQQPSPFAKSLLFGYVAQFLYEGDSPLAERRAAALALDSTLLNELLGRVELRELLDARVIDATERELQRLATDRKVRGLEGVADLLRLLGPLDPGEVAARLTPPAEATDPGTPPVEATEPGTPPVEPAETKPSEATTAEAATHLAALQRANRAIKVTIAGVERFAAVEDAARLRDAIGVPLPMGVPLAFIEPVADPLGDLVSRYARTHGPFTATEAAARLGLGSAVVGTALKRLAADGRVVEGEFRPHAEPPPGERASAAPPESDSRAGLDPVAEAAAASAVASAATALAGSEWCDAEVLRKLRRRSLAALRAEVEPVDITAYGRFLPSWQHVRTPGAGRGQPALRGLDGIITAVDQLSGVPIPASAWEPLVLASRVSNYQPAMLDELMAAGEVLWSGAGALPGNDGWISLHLADSVELTLNPAPDFEPGDAHRRLLDHLQANGGGYFFRQLTDIAGGMDAVLGDQDVVSAIWDLAWAGRVTGDTFAPVRSLIAGGHTAHRQVARSPRARAPRLSRLGRSHGTGLLGSPGLSGGRYGSAGGPAPTPPLAAGRWSALPTPELDPTIHARATAELLLDRYGVVTRGSVMAENILGGFGLMYKVLARLEEAGRCRRGYFIEHLGAAQFAVPATVDRLRSYTEDAQLAKPEPVALALAANRPGQPLRRRPSVAPRQRRSRQRAPPGTESRRARGAG, from the coding sequence ATGCAGTCGCAGGAGCCCGCCGGCACCCCCACCGGCACGTCCGCCCGGGACCCGATGGGCCAGTTCAGCCGGCCCACCAGGGAGTGGTTCCGCGGCGCGTTTTCGGAGCCCACCCCCGCCCAGCAGGGTGCCTGGAACGCGATTTCATCCGGCTCGCATGCCCTCGTTGTTGCGCCCACCGGCTCAGGCAAGACCCTCGCGGCGTTCCTCTGGGCGCTGGACCGGCTCCTGGCGTCCGGGTCTGCTGCACCGGCTGCTGTTTTGCCCGGCCTCGAAGAGGCGCCTGCCGGCGCCAAGGCTAAACAGTCCCGGACGCGGAAGCCCAAGCGGAAAACCCGTGTCCTGTACATCTCCCCGCTCAAGGCGCTTGGCGTCGACGTCGAACGCAACCTCCGGTCGCCCCTCATCGGCATCACCCAGACGGCCAAACGGCTGGGCCTGCCGGCTCCGCTGATCACCGTAGGTGTGCGGTCCGGAGATACCCCCGCCTCGGACCGCCGTGCCCTGCTCAGCAACCCGCCGGACATTTTGATCACCACGCCCGAGTCCCTCTTCCTGATGCTCACGTCCAGGGCGCGGGAAACGCTCAGCGAGGTGGACACCGTCATCGTGGACGAGGTCCATGCCGTGGCCGGCACCAAGCGGGGCGCGCATCTCGCCGTCTCGCTGGAACGGCTTGACGCTTTGCTGCCCGCGCCGGCGCAGCGGATCGGGCTCTCGGCCACCGTCGAGCCGCGGGAACTCGTGGCACAGTTCCTGGCCGGCTCCGCACCGGTGGAGATCGTGGCCCCTCCAGCGCGGAAGAACTGGGACCTCACGGTGTCCGTCCCCGTGGAGGACATGTCCGATCTGCAGGGCGCCGCCGGAGCCTTCGATTCCGGGCCGGCCTCCGGGCTGCAGCCGCAGGCCTCCATCTGGCCCCATGTGGAGGAAAAGATCGTGGACCTGGTGCTGGCCAACCAGTCCACCATCGTCTTTGCCAACTCGCGCCGGCTGGCGGAGCGCCTGACGGCACGGCTCAATGAGATCCACGCGGAACGCCAGCTCCTGACAGTGGGCGGCGGTTGGGAGGACCCGGATCTCCCCCCGCCCGGAGGCGTTCCGGCGTCGACCGCCACACCGGCGCACATGATGGCGCAGGCGGGCAGCACCGCGGGGGCCGATCCGCTGCTGGCACGGGCCCACCACGGCTCCGTGTCCAAGGACCAGCGCGCCCTGATCGAGGACGACCTGAAGTCCGGCCGGCTGCGCTGCGTGGTGGCCACGTCCTCGCTGGAACTCGGCATCGACATGGGTGCCGTGGACCTCGTGGTGCAGGTCGAGTCGCCGCCGTCGGTGGCCAGCGGGCTGCAGCGGGTGGGCCGCGCCGGACACCAGGTGGGCGAGATCTCCCAGGGCTATCTGTTCCCCAAGCACCGGGCCGACCTCGTGCACACCGCCATCACCGTTGAGCGCATGCTGGAGGGCAAGATCGAGCGGCTGAGCGTGCCGGCCAACCCGCTGGACATCCTGGCCCAGCAGACCGTCGCGGCCACTGCGCTGGGCAGCATCGATGTGGAGGAATGGTTCTCCACCGTCCGCCGCTCGGCCCCGTTCGCCTCCCTTCCGCGGTCCGCCTTCGAGGCAACGCTGGACCTCCTGGCCGGGCGCTACCCCTCGGATGAATTCGCCGAGCTCCGCCCCCGGATCGTCTGGGACCGCAACGCCGGGACCATCGAGGGCAGGCCGGGTGCCCAGCGGCTGGCGGTCACGTCCGGCGGCACCATCCCGGACCGCGGACTGTTCGGTGTCTACATCATCGGCACGGAGTCGGAAGGATCGGCCTCACCAGCGGGAGCCTCTGACGGCAAGGGTCCGGGCACGGCCCCGGCCAAGGGCGGCCGGCGGGTCGGCGAGCTCGACGAGGAGATGGTCTACGAATCGCGCGTCGGCGACATCTTTGCCCTGGGCGCCACCAGCTGGAAGATCGAGGACATCACGCACGACCGAGTGCTCGTCTCCCCCGCCTTTGGCCAGCCCGGCAAGCTGCCCTTCTGGAAGGGCGACTCGCTGGGTCGTCCCGTGGACCTGGGCCGCGCCCTTGGCGCGTTTGTCCGCGAACTGTCAGCGTCCGACGTCGGCCCCGCCACCGAACGCTGCAAGGCCAGCGGCCTCGACGACTTCGCCGCCAACAACCTCCTGCAGTACCTGTCCGAACAGAAGCTGGCCACAGAGGTGGTCCCCAGCGATACAACCCTGGTGGTGGAACGCTTCCATGACGAACTCGGCGACTGGCGGGTCATTCTCCACAGCCCGTTCGGCATGCCGGTCCACGCACCCTGGGCCCTTGCCGTGGGCCAGCGGCTGCACCAGCGGTACGGCCTGGACGGATCGGCCATGGCCGCGGACGACGGCATCGTGCTCCGCGTGCCGATGATGGAGGACGAACCTCCCGGCGCCGAACTGTTCCTCTTCGACCCCGAGGAGCTGGAGCAGATTGTCACCGCCGAGGTGGGCGGCAGCGCCCTGTTCGCGTCGCGCTTCCGCGAATGTGCGGCGCGTGCCTTGCTGCTCCCCCGGCAGACGCCCGGCAAGCGGCAGCCGCTGTGGCAGCAGCGGCAGCAGTCCGCGCAGCTGCTGGATGTTGCCCGGAAGTACCCGTCGTTCCCGATCGTCCTGGAAACCGTCCGCGAATGCCTGCAGGATGTCTACGACCTGCCGGCCCTGAAGGACATCGCCGCCTCGGTGGAACGCCGCGAGCTCCGGATTGTCCAGACCACCACGCAGCAGCCGTCCCCGTTCGCCAAGTCACTGCTGTTCGGCTACGTGGCGCAGTTCCTCTACGAGGGCGATTCCCCGCTCGCCGAACGCCGGGCGGCCGCTTTGGCCCTTGACTCGACACTGCTCAATGAGCTTCTGGGCCGTGTGGAGCTGCGCGAACTCCTCGACGCCCGGGTCATCGACGCCACCGAACGCGAGCTGCAGCGCCTTGCCACCGACCGGAAGGTCCGCGGCCTCGAGGGCGTGGCCGATCTGCTCCGGCTGCTCGGCCCCCTGGACCCCGGGGAAGTCGCGGCCAGGCTCACCCCGCCGGCCGAGGCAACCGACCCCGGCACCCCGCCGGTCGAGGCAACCGAACCCGGCACACCGCCGGTCGAGCCTGCCGAAACCAAGCCGTCCGAGGCAACAACGGCCGAGGCCGCCACCCACCTCGCCGCCCTGCAGCGGGCGAACCGGGCGATCAAGGTGACCATCGCCGGCGTCGAACGCTTCGCAGCTGTGGAGGACGCGGCCAGGCTGCGCGACGCCATCGGTGTCCCGCTGCCCATGGGCGTTCCACTTGCCTTCATCGAGCCAGTGGCCGACCCGCTGGGCGACCTCGTCTCGCGCTATGCCCGGACCCATGGCCCGTTCACCGCCACCGAGGCCGCGGCCAGGCTGGGACTTGGTTCCGCCGTCGTCGGAACCGCCCTGAAACGGCTGGCGGCCGACGGCCGCGTGGTGGAAGGCGAGTTCCGGCCCCACGCCGAGCCGCCTCCCGGCGAACGGGCGTCCGCTGCCCCGCCCGAGTCAGATTCGCGTGCCGGCCTTGACCCCGTCGCGGAAGCAGCGGCCGCGTCGGCCGTCGCCTCAGCGGCAACGGCCCTGGCCGGCAGCGAATGGTGCGACGCCGAAGTCCTCCGCAAACTCCGCCGCCGCTCGCTTGCTGCGCTGCGGGCCGAGGTGGAGCCCGTGGACATCACGGCCTACGGCAGGTTCCTGCCGTCATGGCAGCATGTCCGCACGCCCGGCGCGGGACGGGGACAGCCGGCGCTGCGCGGACTCGACGGCATCATCACCGCCGTGGACCAGCTCTCCGGCGTGCCCATCCCCGCCTCGGCCTGGGAACCGCTGGTGCTCGCCAGCCGGGTGTCCAACTACCAGCCCGCCATGCTGGACGAACTCATGGCCGCCGGCGAGGTCCTCTGGTCGGGTGCCGGTGCGCTGCCGGGGAACGACGGGTGGATCAGCCTTCACCTGGCGGATTCGGTGGAACTGACGCTGAACCCGGCCCCCGACTTTGAACCCGGCGACGCCCACCGGCGGCTGCTGGACCACCTGCAGGCCAACGGCGGCGGCTACTTCTTCCGGCAGCTGACTGACATTGCCGGCGGCATGGATGCCGTGCTGGGCGACCAGGATGTGGTGTCTGCCATCTGGGATCTGGCCTGGGCCGGCCGGGTCACCGGGGATACGTTCGCCCCTGTCCGGTCCCTGATCGCCGGCGGGCACACCGCCCACCGGCAGGTTGCACGCTCGCCGCGGGCCAGGGCGCCGCGCCTCAGCCGCCTGGGACGGTCGCACGGCACGGGGCTGCTCGGCTCGCCGGGCCTGTCCGGCGGACGCTACGGATCCGCCGGCGGCCCGGCGCCCACCCCGCCGCTCGCCGCTGGGCGCTGGTCCGCGCTCCCGACGCCCGAGCTCGACCCCACGATCCACGCCCGCGCCACCGCGGAGCTGCTCCTGGACAGGTACGGCGTTGTCACCCGCGGATCCGTCATGGCCGAGAACATCCTGGGCGGATTTGGCCTCATGTACAAGGTCCTTGCCCGGTTGGAGGAAGCCGGGCGCTGCAGGCGGGGATACTTCATCGAGCATCTCGGTGCCGCGCAGTTTGCCGTGCCCGCAACCGTCGACCGGCTGCGCTCGTACACCGAGGACGCCCAACTGGCCAAGCCGGAGCCCGTGGCGCTGGCCCTCGCGGCAAACCGACCCGGCCAACCCCTACGGCGCCGCCCTTCCGTGGCCCCCAGGCAACGTCGAAGCCGGCAGCGGGCACCGCCCGGGACGGAAAGCCGGCGCGCTCGTGGTGCTGGTTGA
- a CDS encoding DNA-formamidopyrimidine glycosylase family protein codes for MPEGDSVWRAARQLHTALAGQKLLASDFRVPRFATLNLAGWTMEEVVPRGKHLLMRLAGPGQERLTIHSHLKMEGSWQVYPPGGRWRKPGFTARCVLRTAAADAVGFSLGLLEVIKTSEEDKAVGFLGPDLLGPDWDPAEAERRVAARPDVPVGVALLDQSNLAGIGNIYRCEVCFLAGIHPASPASAVKDWPAMFTDAKQLLEANLGPGRRTTVLNARGTPVGRAAGRPGYWVYRREHQPCLRCRTPIRHAVLGKSVPGKSVPGKSGAGITAAGPGSASAAVTEERDIYFCPTCQPLLNGSET; via the coding sequence GTGCCTGAAGGCGATTCCGTCTGGCGTGCCGCCCGCCAGCTGCACACGGCCCTGGCCGGCCAGAAGCTTCTCGCATCCGACTTCCGCGTGCCCCGCTTCGCCACGCTGAACCTGGCCGGCTGGACCATGGAGGAGGTTGTCCCCCGCGGCAAGCACCTGCTGATGCGGCTGGCCGGACCTGGCCAGGAGCGGCTGACCATCCACTCGCACCTGAAGATGGAGGGCAGCTGGCAGGTCTACCCGCCGGGCGGCAGGTGGCGGAAGCCGGGATTCACGGCCCGGTGCGTGCTCCGCACGGCCGCGGCAGACGCCGTCGGATTTTCCCTTGGCCTGCTCGAGGTGATCAAGACCAGCGAGGAGGACAAGGCTGTGGGGTTCCTTGGCCCCGACCTGCTGGGCCCGGACTGGGACCCGGCCGAGGCCGAGCGCCGGGTGGCGGCGAGGCCGGACGTGCCGGTGGGCGTGGCCCTGCTGGACCAGAGCAACCTCGCGGGCATCGGGAACATCTACCGCTGCGAGGTGTGCTTCCTGGCCGGCATCCACCCGGCATCGCCCGCTTCCGCGGTGAAGGACTGGCCCGCTATGTTCACCGACGCCAAGCAGCTGCTTGAGGCCAATCTCGGGCCGGGCCGCCGGACCACCGTGCTCAATGCCCGTGGAACTCCGGTGGGCCGGGCGGCCGGGCGCCCCGGCTACTGGGTGTACCGGCGCGAGCACCAGCCGTGCCTTCGCTGCCGGACCCCCATCCGTCACGCCGTGCTGGGCAAGAGTGTGCCGGGCAAAAGTGTGCCGGGCAAGAGTGGTGCCGGAATAACTGCGGCGGGCCCCGGCAGTGCGTCCGCGGCGGTCACGGAAGAACGCGACATTTACTTCTGCCCGACGTGCCAGCCCCTGCTGAACGGCTCCGAAACCTGA
- a CDS encoding PLP-dependent aminotransferase family protein, protein MSGSLSPTALARLLGQWHHGNAPAYRELADVVRLLVLDGRIPLGTALPSERTLSATLAVSRTTVTAAYSSLREQGFLSSGQGTRGRTCLPRTAYGAGKQRDSRAGLSGAPGLAVPDGVIDLAYASLPASGEAVHQAFAAALTELPALLPGFGYDALGVPALREAIAGHYTDTGVPTTAGQILVTSGAQHALNIVLRALAGKQDKVLAEQPTYPNALDAIRATGCRIVPVPLPPASERGWDMDAVESVLRQQRPRMFYTVPDFHNPTGRLMPDAQRRRLARAAAASGTVMVVDETLRELNLDGGTTAPLASFSPAVVSIGSLSKSHWAGMRTGWIRASESLIQRFAAVRTTMDLGGPVVEQLAAAHLVRNLADPLPARLSALRENRSALLELLKAHLPRWEAERPDGGLAVWCRLPSPSSTALTVIAPEFGIRLAAGPRFGVGGVFENFLRIPFTLPPDHLETAVLALRAAQDRLDAAPQLRRTLSDSPAAAIA, encoded by the coding sequence ATGTCCGGATCACTCTCCCCCACTGCCCTCGCCCGCCTCCTGGGCCAGTGGCACCATGGCAACGCTCCCGCCTACCGGGAGCTGGCCGACGTCGTACGCCTTTTGGTTCTGGACGGGCGCATCCCGCTGGGGACTGCGCTGCCCAGCGAACGGACGCTGTCCGCAACCCTCGCTGTCAGCCGCACCACGGTGACGGCGGCGTATTCCAGCCTGCGCGAGCAGGGGTTCCTGAGCAGCGGTCAGGGCACGCGAGGCCGCACGTGCCTGCCGCGGACGGCGTACGGCGCAGGTAAACAGCGGGATTCCCGGGCTGGATTGTCGGGGGCGCCTGGCCTGGCGGTTCCCGACGGCGTCATAGACCTCGCGTACGCGTCGCTCCCTGCCAGCGGTGAAGCGGTCCACCAGGCCTTCGCCGCCGCCCTCACCGAACTGCCCGCCCTGCTGCCCGGCTTCGGCTACGACGCCTTGGGCGTGCCGGCCCTTCGTGAAGCGATTGCCGGCCACTATACCGACACCGGCGTACCCACCACGGCCGGGCAGATCCTGGTGACGTCCGGCGCCCAGCACGCCCTCAACATCGTGCTGCGGGCGCTGGCGGGCAAGCAGGACAAGGTCCTCGCGGAACAGCCGACCTACCCGAACGCACTCGACGCCATCCGCGCCACTGGATGCCGCATCGTTCCGGTCCCCCTTCCGCCCGCATCCGAGCGCGGCTGGGACATGGACGCAGTCGAGTCGGTGCTGAGGCAGCAACGGCCCCGCATGTTCTACACAGTCCCGGATTTCCACAACCCCACCGGCCGGCTCATGCCCGACGCGCAGCGCCGCCGGCTGGCCCGCGCAGCCGCGGCGTCGGGCACAGTCATGGTGGTGGACGAGACGCTCCGTGAGCTGAACCTCGACGGCGGCACAACGGCTCCGCTGGCATCCTTCAGTCCGGCCGTGGTGTCCATCGGATCGCTGAGCAAGTCCCACTGGGCAGGCATGCGCACGGGCTGGATCCGCGCGTCGGAGAGCCTGATTCAGCGGTTCGCGGCCGTCCGGACCACGATGGACCTTGGCGGCCCGGTGGTGGAGCAGCTCGCGGCGGCGCATTTGGTGCGAAACCTGGCCGATCCCCTGCCCGCCCGCCTGTCCGCGCTCCGGGAGAACCGTTCCGCGCTGCTGGAACTGCTCAAGGCGCACCTGCCGCGGTGGGAGGCGGAACGGCCCGACGGCGGCCTGGCCGTCTGGTGCCGCCTGCCATCACCCAGCAGCACGGCCCTCACCGTTATCGCCCCGGAATTCGGCATCCGCCTCGCCGCCGGACCGCGCTTCGGCGTGGGCGGGGTGTTCGAGAACTTCCTCCGCATTCCGTTCACGCTTCCCCCGGACCACCTGGAAACCGCAGTTCTCGCACTGCGGGCCGCCCAGGACAGGCTGGACGCCGCCCCGCAGCTGCGGCGGACCCTCAGCGACTCCCCCGCCGCCGCCATCGCCTGA
- a CDS encoding SRPBCC domain-containing protein encodes MTDDRKFEIVFDTELPGTPERVWEAVTKGTPGWMFPTDQWPDVKTVEEYPRHLVSRMDGPGGWFNQLEHVLEPVDGGRARLHYVHSGIFADDWDQQYDGASKHTEFYLHTLGQYLKYFDGQPVIFTDIQAPAASQSPGGFAQLKKALGVDGASQGDSFEVEVDGVGRLTGEVDFSNANFLGLRTGDSLYRFFGRNAFGAPVGMTVHDFTGSGGSQATAQAWGAFLGKVYA; translated from the coding sequence ATGACTGACGACCGGAAATTCGAGATTGTTTTTGACACCGAGCTGCCCGGCACCCCGGAACGGGTCTGGGAAGCCGTCACCAAGGGCACGCCCGGCTGGATGTTCCCGACCGACCAGTGGCCGGACGTCAAAACCGTGGAGGAGTATCCGCGCCACCTGGTGTCGCGGATGGACGGTCCGGGTGGCTGGTTCAACCAGCTCGAGCACGTACTGGAGCCGGTCGACGGCGGCCGGGCCAGGCTCCACTATGTCCACAGCGGCATCTTCGCAGACGACTGGGACCAGCAGTACGACGGCGCCAGCAAGCACACGGAGTTCTACCTCCACACGCTGGGACAGTATCTGAAGTACTTCGACGGCCAGCCTGTAATTTTCACGGATATCCAGGCGCCGGCCGCGTCCCAGTCGCCTGGCGGCTTTGCGCAGCTCAAGAAGGCGCTCGGCGTGGACGGTGCGTCGCAGGGCGACAGTTTTGAGGTGGAGGTCGACGGCGTTGGGCGGCTTACGGGGGAGGTGGACTTTTCCAACGCGAACTTCCTGGGCCTTCGGACCGGGGACAGCCTCTACCGCTTCTTCGGCCGCAATGCGTTCGGCGCGCCCGTGGGCATGACCGTCCACGACTTCACCGGCAGCGGCGGTTCCCAGGCCACGGCCCAGGCCTGGGGTGCGTTCCTCGGGAAGGTCTACGCGTAG
- a CDS encoding helix-turn-helix domain-containing protein has product MLDIEVIEDPAAAEASLDPIRTRILQELAEPGSATQLAAKVGLPRQKVNYHLKALERHGLVELVEERRKGNVTERVLRATAASYLISPVALQSVAPDPRRFADRFSAFWLLALAGRMVQEVGKLIAGAAAARQKLATFAIDGEITFRTAADRAAFAEDLGVAVTRLVDKYHHGGAGGRKHRLVIALHPALKPETQDSTKTIPAKEQDND; this is encoded by the coding sequence ATGTTGGACATCGAAGTGATCGAGGACCCGGCCGCGGCGGAGGCCTCGCTGGATCCTATCCGGACCCGCATCCTCCAGGAGCTGGCGGAGCCCGGGTCGGCCACGCAGCTCGCTGCGAAGGTGGGGCTGCCGCGGCAGAAGGTGAACTACCACCTCAAGGCACTCGAGCGGCACGGCCTGGTCGAGCTGGTGGAGGAGCGTCGCAAGGGCAACGTCACCGAGCGTGTGCTGCGCGCCACCGCTGCCTCCTACCTCATCTCGCCGGTGGCGCTGCAGTCGGTGGCGCCGGATCCGCGCCGTTTCGCCGACCGGTTCTCGGCCTTCTGGCTGCTGGCGCTCGCCGGCCGCATGGTCCAGGAAGTGGGGAAGCTCATCGCCGGAGCTGCTGCCGCGCGGCAGAAACTTGCCACGTTCGCGATCGACGGCGAGATCACCTTCCGCACGGCCGCGGACCGGGCCGCCTTCGCCGAGGACCTGGGCGTGGCGGTCACCCGGCTCGTGGATAAGTACCACCACGGCGGTGCCGGCGGACGGAAGCACCGGCTCGTCATCGCGCTTCACCCGGCACTCAAGCCGGAAACGCAGGACTCAACCAAAACCATCCCAGCCAAGGAGCAGGACAATGACTGA
- a CDS encoding RluA family pseudouridine synthase — translation MQSPLPVRDGVNATRLRLPDEGPWDTAMDYMMHRWGHIDPQGIEDRFDAGEIVGEGGIPLHRGTRLEDHTFIWYYRTLPPETRLPVELNILHQDEHILVVDKPHFLPTTPGGTYIQESALVRLRNQLDLPDLIPMHRLDRMTAGILLLSTNPETRGKYQVLFEKRQVQKEYECVSAAEPAAGHPAVDFPVVVRNRMTKSRSYLLAEVIDGEPNAETRINLLRTFDGAGTGDRTAAGAGGLGLYRLEPHSGKTHQLRVHMASLGLGILHDSFYPELLDKAPDDYTKPLQLLARGIRFVDPVTKEPVEYRSRLQLSEVR, via the coding sequence ATGCAATCCCCTCTTCCCGTGCGCGACGGCGTGAACGCCACCCGTCTGCGCCTGCCGGACGAGGGACCGTGGGACACCGCAATGGACTACATGATGCACCGCTGGGGCCACATCGACCCCCAGGGCATCGAGGACAGGTTCGACGCCGGCGAGATCGTGGGCGAGGGCGGCATCCCCCTGCACCGCGGCACCAGGCTCGAGGACCACACCTTCATCTGGTACTACCGCACGCTCCCGCCGGAAACCCGGCTGCCCGTCGAGCTGAACATTCTGCACCAGGACGAGCACATCCTGGTGGTGGACAAGCCGCATTTCCTGCCCACCACTCCCGGCGGAACGTACATCCAGGAATCGGCACTGGTCCGGCTCCGGAACCAGCTGGACCTCCCGGACCTGATCCCGATGCACCGCCTTGACCGCATGACCGCTGGCATCCTCCTGCTCTCGACCAACCCGGAGACCCGCGGCAAGTACCAGGTGCTGTTCGAGAAGCGCCAGGTGCAGAAGGAATACGAGTGCGTGTCCGCCGCCGAACCGGCTGCCGGGCATCCCGCCGTCGACTTCCCGGTGGTGGTCCGCAACCGGATGACCAAGTCCCGCAGCTATCTTCTGGCGGAAGTCATCGACGGCGAGCCGAATGCGGAGACGCGCATCAACCTGCTGCGGACGTTCGACGGCGCTGGGACAGGTGACCGTACGGCGGCCGGGGCTGGGGGACTTGGCCTCTACCGGCTCGAACCGCACTCCGGGAAAACCCACCAGCTCCGCGTGCACATGGCCTCGCTGGGCCTGGGCATCCTGCACGATTCGTTCTACCCGGAGCTGCTGGACAAGGCTCCTGACGACTACACCAAACCGCTCCAGCTGCTGGCCCGCGGCATCCGGTTCGTGGACCCCGTCACGAAGGAGCCCGTCGAGTACCGCAGCCGCCTCCAGCTAAGCGAAGTCCGCTAG
- a CDS encoding O-acetyl-ADP-ribose deacetylase: protein MRIEIVEGDITGRPVDAVVNAANSSLLGGGGVDGAIHRAAGPELLAACRELRATTLRDGLPVGAAVATPGFGLPAQWVIHTVGPNRHAGQTNPALLASCFTESLRVAEGLGIRSLAFPAVSAGVYGWDARQVAQVAFDAVRSYAARSAEGGVELVEFVLFSPETVAVFRNVLEGAG, encoded by the coding sequence ATGCGGATAGAGATCGTTGAGGGTGACATCACCGGACGGCCGGTGGACGCGGTGGTGAATGCGGCCAACTCCTCGCTGCTGGGCGGCGGCGGCGTGGACGGGGCGATCCACCGCGCGGCGGGGCCGGAACTGTTGGCCGCCTGCCGGGAGCTGAGGGCGACGACGCTCCGGGACGGGCTGCCGGTGGGCGCTGCCGTGGCCACCCCCGGGTTCGGCCTGCCGGCGCAATGGGTCATACACACCGTCGGTCCCAACCGCCACGCCGGGCAGACCAACCCGGCGCTGCTGGCGTCCTGCTTCACCGAGAGCCTGCGGGTTGCCGAGGGGCTGGGTATCCGGTCACTTGCCTTTCCTGCGGTGAGCGCCGGCGTCTACGGCTGGGACGCCCGCCAGGTGGCGCAGGTAGCTTTCGACGCCGTCCGGTCCTATGCCGCCCGCTCTGCCGAAGGCGGCGTGGAGCTGGTGGAGTTCGTGCTCTTCAGCCCGGAAACCGTGGCGGTCTTCCGGAACGTCCTTGAAGGCGCTGGCTAG
- a CDS encoding DedA family protein — protein MDFGNPDTWSTAIYFWIIPAVLGDAIFPPIPSEMVLITGGALSAAGRANLFLVGVLSATASWLGDMVVFQLFKRRLSHVLDRWTWGRKVHRGIHEAIAKAGRSSAYGTIIGARFIPGGRLATSAAAGIADVSTRGFSLCAGLGAVLWATWLVGLGYFTGSTTRLPFWASSLIGVAVGLVIGAVVGLIVTRRRGDRSPVDEPGSASGPGTQAPGA, from the coding sequence ATGGACTTCGGCAATCCGGACACGTGGAGCACGGCGATCTACTTCTGGATCATCCCCGCTGTCCTCGGCGATGCCATCTTTCCGCCGATCCCGTCCGAGATGGTGCTGATCACGGGCGGTGCCCTGTCCGCCGCGGGCCGGGCCAACCTGTTCCTGGTCGGCGTCCTGTCCGCCACCGCCTCGTGGCTAGGCGACATGGTGGTGTTCCAGCTGTTCAAGCGCCGCCTGAGCCACGTCCTGGACCGCTGGACATGGGGCCGGAAAGTCCACCGCGGCATCCACGAGGCCATCGCCAAGGCAGGCCGGTCCTCCGCGTACGGCACCATCATAGGGGCCCGGTTCATCCCGGGAGGACGGCTTGCGACGTCGGCCGCCGCGGGCATCGCCGACGTCTCCACCCGGGGCTTCAGCCTGTGCGCCGGGCTGGGAGCCGTGCTGTGGGCGACGTGGCTCGTGGGCCTCGGCTACTTCACAGGCTCCACAACGCGGCTGCCGTTCTGGGCGAGTTCGCTGATTGGGGTGGCGGTCGGCCTGGTGATCGGCGCCGTCGTGGGCCTGATCGTCACCCGCCGGCGCGGCGACAGATCCCCGGTGGACGAACCCGGCAGCGCCTCCGGGCCGGGCACTCAAGCTCCGGGCGCCTAA